In a genomic window of Dermacentor silvarum isolate Dsil-2018 unplaced genomic scaffold, BIME_Dsil_1.4 Seq7680, whole genome shotgun sequence:
- the LOC119435511 gene encoding uncharacterized protein LOC119435511, with protein MTGSAGAATAATSSRGNRNFPQEGDYEMILPNLPTGRFVINTVFLHGDVQARPYRVEDFRDALAELTLLPEVIALGAYRMSHVWAVTFKSAEAVKKILAASELKVKARRCVVIDPGNQDVRMKVHWLLHNIPDDDVRVAFLPYGRVTEISRERWRVHGIADKGSTTRLVSLRLKAGVKLEDLPHQVNVAGEQALVVVSGRAPMCLRCHTTGHIRRDCRVPKCSACRRFGHEEGHCPKTYASVTGPSSASEPSELLMDETDAEEATKPSGDAATGKMETLSASKSKLEERREPPAGEPQDQGPAVVKAATSKDTCPPTSEDTKVAENQETSMEVVESASGQPIKRPLEESVEEKVDKRGEGTEPPFKEMTTRRTSMKPRPNISAERRSADKPPP; from the coding sequence ATGACGGGCTCCGCAGGAGCGGCTACAGCGGCTACTTCCAGCCGCGGAAACAGGAATTTTCCACAGGAAGGAGACTACGAGATgattttgccgaatttgccaaCAGGTCGTTTTGTTATTAATACAGTTTTTCTTCACGGGGACGTTCAAGCGCGACCTTACCGAGTAGAGGACTTTCGCGACGCACTGGCTGAGTTGACGCTGCTTCCTGAGGTTATCGCCTTAGGGGCGTATCGAATGAGCCATGTGTGGGCCGTAACTTTCAAGAGTGCTGAAGCCGTCAAGAAGATACTCGCTGCAAGTGAACTGAAGGTCAAAGCCCGACGCTGCGTCGTCATTGATCCTGGAAATCAAGATGTAAGAATGAAAGTTCACTGGCTACTACACAACATTCCAGACGACGACGTGCGCGTGGCTTTCCTGCCTTATGGAAGAGTAACGGAAATCAGCAGAGAACGGTGGCGTGTTCACGGAATTGCTGACAAGGGGTCCACCACCCGGTTGGTGTCCCTGCGACTCAAAGCCGGCGTCAAGCTTGAAGACCTACCACACCAGGTGAACGTCGCAGGCGAACAAGCTTTGGTTGTCGTATCGGGTCGTGCACCAATGTGCCTTCGCTGTCATACGACGGGGCACATCCGCCGCGACTGCAGAGTTCCAAAATGCAGCGCATGCCGAAGATTCGGACATGAAGAAGGACATTGCCCTAAGACATACGCCAGCGTCACAGGGCCTTCGAGTGCTTCGGAACCATCCGAGCTCCTCATGGACGAAACCGACGCCGAGGAAGCTACCAAGCCTTCAGGTGACGCCGCAACCGGAAAAATGGAAACATTGTCAGCCAGCAAATCTAAGCTGGAGGAAAGGCGTGAACCACCTGCGGGCGAGCCTCAAGACCAAGGTCCGGCAGTCGTAAAAGCTGCCACATCAAAAGACACCTGCCCACCTACCAGCGAGGATACAAAGGTGGCGGAAAACCAAGAGACTTCTATGGAAGTCGTCGAAAGCGCCAGTGGACAGCCCATCAAGCGGCCATTAGAGGAAAGCGTCGAGGAAAAGGTGGACAAAAGAGGTGAAGGGACAGAACCACCGTTCAAGGAAATGACCACAAGGCGGACCTCAATGAAACCACGGCCGAATATTTCGGCCGAGCGACGGTCGGCGGACAAACCGCCGCCTTGA